A single region of the Penaeus vannamei isolate JL-2024 chromosome 23, ASM4276789v1, whole genome shotgun sequence genome encodes:
- the Bug22 gene encoding cilia- and flagella-associated protein 20, translating into MFKNTFQSGFLSILYSIGSKPLQIWDKKVRNGHIKRITDNDIQSLVLEIVGVNVSTTYITCPADPKKTLGIKLPYLVMIVKNLNKYFTFEVQVLDDKNVRRRFRASNYQSTTRVKPFICTMPMRLDEGWNQIVFNLADFVRRAYGTNYVETLRVQIHANCRIRRVYFADRLYSEEELPAEFKLYLPVQTKAKSAM; encoded by the exons ATGTTCAAGAATACGTTCCAGAGTGGATTCCTTTCCATTCTCTACAGCATTGGAAGTAAACCACTGCAGATATGGGATAAAAAG gtCCGTAATGGTCACATCAAGAGGATAACTGATAATGACATTCAGTCTCTCGTTCTTGAAATTGTTGGTGTAAATGTAAG CACCACCTACATCACGTGTCCAGCAGACCCGAAGAAGACATTGGGAATAAAGCTTCCTTACCTCGTCATGATCGTCAAGAATCTCAACAAATATTTCACCTTTGAAGTTCAG GTTTTGGATGACAAGAATGTTCGACGACGATTTCGTGCAAGCAACTACCAGTCAACAACAAGAGTGAAACCATTCATCTGCACAATGCCCATGCGTCTTGATGAAGGCTGGAACCAGATAGTGTTCAACCTTGCTGACTTTGTTCGAAGGGCTTACGGCACAAATTATGTAGAGACCCTCAGAGTCCAGATTCACGCAAACTGCCGCATCAGACGAGTCTACTTTGCAGACAGACTGTACTCAGAGGAAGAGTTACCAGCAGAGTTCAAACTTTACCTCCCAGTTCAGACTAAAGCCAAGTCTGCTATGTAA